One Oncorhynchus keta strain PuntledgeMale-10-30-2019 chromosome 34, Oket_V2, whole genome shotgun sequence genomic window, CATATTCTCTAATGAATGTACAAATATAAACACAGTGATATTGTGCACATGctttgtgtctgtgtgactgaaTTCCCTGTTCCCTAAACTCAGTCAGACTTGATGGGAGAGATGATAAGAGGAGTTGTGTTGGAAGGATGatagcctgtagagaacagtggGTGGAGTCTCTCAGTGAAGGTGCAGCCAGTGAAAGAGTAGATATGAGACCTGGCCTCCACGTTGTAAAAGGAGACCTCACCCTCCTCATAATCCACAAACACCCCCACCTTCTGGGGCTTCTCTCTCAGGGTGAGGGGGACATAAAACCCAGTGCAAACCTCATACTCATCCCCATTCTCCAGCCCCAAAGCCCAGTATCCATTGGCAAGACTCAATAGATTCACTCCCTTCCTGTTGATGGACTCTCTAGCCATTCCTAAACCCCACGAAGTCCTCCCTTTCACCTGAACTTCATAGTAGAATCTCCCCGAGGAGAACCCATCCTTTCCTAAAACACGGGTATGATAATCACATCTCTCTGGGTTGGCAGGGAGATTCTGCTTTTTGTCTCCATATCTCACTTGTTTCCTGTCCTTAGACAGGATGAGTTTGGCATATGCTGTATC contains:
- the LOC118381156 gene encoding E3 ubiquitin-protein ligase TRIM21-like; its protein translation is MVRCIEKSQAELIEVVEGKQKAAERRAEGLIEELEQEITELKRGSTELEQLSDIEDHLHLLHSSPSLCTTLPHTNNWSEICVHSSVGVGTLGRVLSQLEETLGKEMKNVCVADLKKIQQYAVDVTLDPDTAYAKLILSKDRKQVRYGDKKQNLPANPERCDYHTRVLGKDGFSSGRFYYEVQVKGRTSWGLGMARESINRKGVNLLSLANGYWALGLENGDEYEVCTGFYVPLTLREKPQKVGVFVDYEEGEVSFYNVEARSHIYSFTGCTFTERLHPLFSTGYHPSNTTPLIISPIKSD